The genomic region GGCTACATTGAAAGTTCTCAAGTTCCTAATCCCCAACCCCCCTGAAGAGAGCGGAGTACACACCGAAGACCAATCAACCAGATGAAATTTGGGCTCATCTCCTAGACCACCCCAAAGAAAGTCTCGTTGAAGTCTAGCAATTCGATTGGCCACAGAAGCAGGTATAGGgaataaggaaagaaaataagtaggaagattagagagagtgcttttaattaaagtgactctacctcccttggataaatataattttttccaacttgctaattttctttccatccttTCAAGGATTGGATTCCATATTGacttgtccttaaattttgccCCTAAAGGAAGACCCAAGTATTTCATTGGGAGGGACCCTTGATTGCAGCCTAAGACAGCCACCAAAAGGTCCATATCATGAACTGACCCCACAGCCACCAGCTCCGACTTACCCAAATTTACCTTCAGACCCGACACAGCCTCAAACTAAAGGAGCACCATACGAAGAATCAGCAAATGATCAATACTAGCATCACAAAATATAAGAGTATCATCAGCGAAAAGGAGATGGGAAACCATCAAAGGTCTTCCAGCAGAAACACCAACACTAAAGCCTGACAAACGACCTTCATGGACAGCCTTATCCAACATTCTACGGACGGCTTCCATAACCAACACAAATAACAAGGGGGACAAAGGATCACCTTGCCGCAGCACCCTTGAACTTCGAAAAAACCCATAGGGAGTACCATTAATAAGGATAGAAAAACGAACCGTTGATACACAAAATGAAATCCATCACCTTCACTTATCAGAAAAACCACAACGCTCAAGCAAGTAAGTAAGAAAtctccaattcacatgatcgaaGGCTTTCTCTATGTCCAGTTTACATAACAACCCTGGCTGACcagacttcaatctactatcaagacATTTATTAGCAATAAGAACAGAATCAAGGATTTGCCTATTTAGAACAAAGGCATTTTGAGGAGCTGAGATGATCTCTCCTAAAACCATATGGAGAGGACTAGCCAAAACTTTGGCAAGAATTTtataaacccccccccccccccaacaaggCTGATAGGCCAAAAGTCCTTTACTTCCACTGCTGCAGCTTTTTTAGAAATGAGAGCAATGAAAGTTGCATTCAAGCTTTTTTCAAACTAACCGGTACCATGGAAATGGTGGAACACAGCCATGATATCTGATTTGAGAATCCCCCCAGCAAGCTTGAAAGAAAGCCATCGAAAAACCATCAGGCCCAGGAGATTTATCCTCATTAAACTCCTTGATGACATCAAAAATCTCAGAATCCTCAAAAGGTCTCTCTAACCAATCCACATTATCCCTAGAAATCCTAGGAAAATCCAAAACATTTGGGAAAGGATGCTGCTCTTGCCGCTCAGAGTATAGGTTCATATAGAATTGTTCAATATGGTCAACAATCCTATCCTGGTTGGAAGACAAAACCCCATCAATCATGAGGTTTTCAATACAATTACTTCTTCTATTGGAATTAGCCATCCTATGAAAAAACCTCGTATTGGAGTCGCCCTCCTTTAAAAACAACACTTTGGACTTTTGTCTCCAGCTAATCTCCTCTAACAAGGCTGCCTTCTCAAGATCGGCGTGAAGAGAAgctttgttcttcatgttcttctccAAGAACATGGTTgcctagaaaattaaaaaattcaagattttcttctattttcttgcattttcatAGCAACCAAACAGACAAAAACACCTACAAAACCATGATCAAACTCAGCAATGCTAACACAATCAActaacaaaacccaaaccatGGTCagatcaaaaacacaaaaccaaaaataccaAAACCCAAACCACAGTCAGATCAaagcacaaaaccaaaaataccaAAACCCAAACCAGTCAGATCAaagcacaaaaccaaaaatactaGAACCCAAACCAGTTAGatcaaaacaatcaaaacacaaaaccaaaacacaagCCAATCCTCATcaatttcagatttgatttcCTCTAAACGATTCTAGCTAAAGAGAGACATGATGAGATTTCGACCATGGGTCTTTGGGTTTCGGCCATGGGTCTCTGGGTCTTCAACCATGAGGTTCGGCCATGGGTCTTCAGCCATGAGATGGATTGGCcatgagagaaaagagagaaagagaatgagaTGATAGGCGTGGGTTTCGCCCATGGGTCTTTAACCATGAGATTTGGCCATGGGTCTTCAGCTATGAGAGGGATCGGCCATGAAAGGAGAGAGAGCTTGGGTATGAGccatgagagaagagagagtttgagatgAGAGAATAGTGTGTGGCCCTGTAGTTTGAAtttgagatgaaaaaaaaaaaaaaaaagaagaggtggCCGGTTTGAGAATAGTGTTTAGGTTTGTAtcttatgttaattttttgggttttaaaatttttgggttggtgTTCTTGTTTAAGAAAGttttagatcttaattcatgtgaattttggtttttaattctgtttttatttagttaaaattaataaattaatttttaaaatttatatgctAATGTGTTAtgggtgatgtggcattttttataatattttaattcctccgtCAACCATGTCAGATATTTCCGTCGGTTGACCGACGAAAATgacgaaaataacacgcgttaattagtttagggactaaaagtgcatttacgcctataatatatatatatatatatatatatatatatatatatatatataatgtaacaTGATAATTAGATAATTGGATGGCATTTTCCATTGTTGTATACTTGGAGaaattgtaacaatttttaaagttaattacataaaaagtatacataaaattttgattaaattgtatatgtattatatgTGAATAGAGAATAGAGAATTATAATTAAATgggataaatttatatatatatatatatatagagagagagagagagagagagagagagagagagaggatttggTAGTAAATGAATagtcatttttaataaaatctctTTACAAGTCTTTTAGTTTTAAGAAGAGATGAAATGTTATAATAGTATGtttggaaaaatgaaaatgtgttATTGTTGTATGCATCCTCTAGTTTAGGGatccaacttttataatatattatatatagattgcAGTAATGATATTGCATTTagattaatattataataatgaaGTGGCTTTTCATAGGTGAGTAGTGCACctaaattaagaaattcaaataGACACTTGGCATcaaattagacttcaatttgaaatctaattatattttctctcagttctgattttaaatatatactagTTTATAACTTCTTGCGTATGCAtaggtacaattaaaaataatcacagttaacacacacacacacacatttatgtTTCTACCTAATTAGTACTCTCTCCGTCCcaatttgtttatcttttattcCATTTTGGAATGTCTTAATATGTATTCttgtttctaaaattaaaagcctttaatttactaatgttcctattatgcCCCTACTTTATGTCTAAAACCATTTCAAATTTAGTATtccaattttttgataaatttatttaagaatagttttggaaacttatacatttttatacatcaaacaagataaaaaaatgatcttaaaaagttgggtttttgaaacaggacaaacaaattgggaCGGAGGAGATAACAAACTGCAAATATTTATAGTATTAtataaatgacttataaatttgaattaattttagttacacaaaaaaatggctcttaaaagtaaaatcatacaaactctctcttcttctaattttatattaagTTAAATATACGATTAGggtttttttacaatttatttatattagaatcTTCGTTTTCTACATTTACTTAATtcacttagcacaaaaatttatgaaaaaaaaaaaaaacttagataggATACTtgatacaaaattaaactctaattaaaatccaatttaaaatctaattagatttccTAACCTAAttctagaaaaaataaaattaaaaagttcaattttgaattggttatattttttgttcaaattgtgTAGGAACCAAAACGGTTCTATAATTTGCCAAAACACCGACTTTGTAGAGGCTACTTTATTTTAACAGAAATTAACGAAAATGCTGtaagaaaaatcaattttatggaatcaaattttgttttggtaGGCATTTTTTGTGATAGGATTGAACTGTCATCTATTGAATTTAGCTTTACCAATAAATCGTTCTTTACTCGTAAATATTGAAGACTCCGTATGCTAGGAAATTCTACATATGGGTCTGGTGATGATTTTAATCATATGCATCTTTTACACTGATAAATTGTTGACTATGAGGTACACTTCTATAAGCTCCCACAATTctgtttaaattttgagaatatCATTAGAATAATTTTGATTAAAGTTTGCAGATCCCCATCCTTAagggggggttttttttttttttttccctttttttattggtaagttacacaaaCATCGAATAGGTTTTGAACCCTCGACTTCACCCTCCACCTAGAGAACTTATAAGGGGAGGAAGTATCACTTGAGCAGTTGAGCTACAGCTCATTGACTTTCtatatatttgagaaaaatGGAATCAAAGAATTGACATTGTTGCAGATTTGCAAGACTATGCATCTAATTACCTAGAGGTTTTTGAGGCTTTTGTAGATGAATGAAATCACCATGTATATATGATATGCAGTAGTTCACTTCTGTTGGCTCAACGAAAAAACATACTTGCTAAATCAGAAAAACATCATTAAGCATCACAAGATACAATTAGAAGAACATGTCACAATCTCCAAAAGCCGGAATACACGATATCTGTAATTGCTCATTAGGTAAAGATCTGAACGTTCACAACTTTCATGTACAGAAGTTTCTAACACAGGGTTACATGGACATGATGTAGTATCTTCAAGTTAGAGATATAAGTCACCAAACCTAACTAATATACTAAAAAAGCTGAATGTGGAGAATTGAATAGATCTAACAAAACTAACTACAACTAGACCAAATCTGTCAATGGGACATTAACAGGGTATTAACATGGTACATGATGTTATTAACCAGAACACACCTACAATGCCTCTAATGCTACTGCTTTTCCAAAGAATGATAGGTCTGATTCAGTTATTGGTCTCAAGGGAACTTATAGCCCATAATAACTCATCTGTGAAGACTTTGCCGCCATTAGAATGAAGCTCTGTATTAAACATCAAATCATGGCACAACATTAATCATCTAACCAGGTATGACTTGTATAGAAAGGCCCAAAGAAAAAGCATATTGATGAGTGGACTTTGCATATACGCAACAAGCATAATATTTTTGGCCAagcaagagagaagaaaagataaGCTTCAAGAGAATTCACAACAATTCAAGCATCCCAATTATGGGTGCAGAAGACCATACAACTGCACCGGCCTGCTGAGCATACCAAGTTAACCAGGATTAACCAAGCCAAAACCTGGTTTGAAAGTTACAAGGCCTAGATACTGTGATTTTTCTGAGTAGCTCAGGTATATGTCCTGTGTACTAGAGCTGTCTGCTCTTCTTAATAGAATGAGTATTTACTtgctaataaataaataaataaatcatggCTAACTTGAATATTCTGGTCATATACATGCGTAGCAATTCAGCCCTGCAGCTGCTTCACACTGGCTCAATAAGTAATTCAAATTTAGAAAGGGAttctaaatgaaaaatgaaaaaatggtgAAGTGGCATATCCCTATTTAGTTTTTCTGGACAGCTCATCCATGATCTTGCAGAATCTTTTACACTACTTATCAAAGCCCACTTTCTTAATGTAACCCTatcattattatataaaaaatttaagatccAATGCTGGTGTTACCACTTGCTCATaagagttttaacttttaagactATATTAACTTATGTGTTGGAATATCAAAATGGAACTACCAGTACACCTTGGATGGTTGGGATTGGGTCAGGCCTGCTAATGACCTGTTAAAGTAACTGCTcttctctctgttttcttttggGACAGAAcatagaagaaaagaaaagccaaGCTTGAACTTTTTGATTAGCATCTCACCTACTGCTTTTGAACTTTCTTGTCAGTAATTAACTCATGCACTCCAGGGGACATAAATCTGTGACCTCACCAAATACCATTCTTATGCAGATTTGAAGTGCCATTTTACCCAAAGGTCATTGGCATAATTACTTTTGAACTTTTTATAAATGAtctttcataaataaaatttctgcaCAAGAATCTTGCTGGATATAGTGATCTTTCAAAGGAAATTATCCTCATTAACAAACATGAAACCATAACATTAACATggactaaaaacaattcaaaagcAAGTGATGGAAAATAATATTGATAACTGCAATGATTATAATGCAGTGTACTTGCTCCATGTAGAATATCAAATTTACAATAAACTGATGTGTAAGGGCACTAATTAGAGAATTGAGTGGTCAAGAGTGTTGTCAGTTAAAACCACAGCTACTAagtaaattttatcaaaaagtGTCCATCTAGTCATCCCAAATATCAGATATGATGCATCCTCTGGAATTCGTTGTCTTTTTCTAATTGTTTTGGTTCATGTACACTAGGGCATGCCAGAATTGATTAAGCCACAGACAAACTCCAATTCGTCATATGAACTAAATAGAACTGCTCCTCGGAAAATAGCAAGATAAGAATGAACATCGTAATTACTTGTACAATTATGACAATATTTAACAATTAAGAGTACTGAAAAGAGAATGCTTACTGCTTTCAAAGCTGCTCACGGATATAGGCCATTGATCTTAGCATGGAACCGAGTGTATCTCTGGACACTTGAAATTTCACCTCTGTTTCACCAGAAGTTGTCTTTGTATCTTGGAGctgatcaaacacaaaaacagattCTTATACTACTTAACACTAGAAAGTCGTGCAActattctaaaaataataataatataataataaaatctaatcTTATATACTCTTGCACTTTCTGAAATGCATATATTATAAATGCTAAATTCAATACAGCCCTGGTGTTTGAAAGATCATATCCATGTAATTCTCAAGGGTCTTGCTAAACAATATCTAGTTCAGTCCAAATCAACTATTTGTCCTAGTCTGAGATAGAATGGACTTCCTCAAAGCAATGTAACCAGATTATGAAAATAGAAAtgattgaaaaattatgaagtaAAAAAACACAATGAGCACTAGCTCACATAGCACCTCCTATTGTAAAAGCAAGGTGGAGGGTGGAATCATGTGTTCAAGACCCACcaatgtgtaacttaccaattaaaataaataaagacaggtaaaaaccaataaaagatCATACAGAACATAATAAGGTGAAACTGCTTTTAAGAACTAGGGTAAATAAAAGTCAACAGTACTTTTAAAATGACATACTGAACAATAATTTACATTGAGATGCTACAGATCTATTATCAAAACCATGGGATGTTCTATTAGGTAAGATGCAAAAGCATTCATTAATTACTCAGACTAAGAAACCTACATTTAGACTGCTGAAATCAAATACAAGATCATTTTTATACAAGTACACAAAAAATAACATCCACTTGGAGATCTCATTTCAAGTGCGCCTTTGGTGGAATCCAATATTCCAATTTAGCAATTACATCAAGTGAGCTTGCAACTAGCGTTGATTTAAGAGTGGGCTGGCTTG from Castanea sativa cultivar Marrone di Chiusa Pesio chromosome 11, ASM4071231v1 harbors:
- the LOC142616412 gene encoding uncharacterized protein LOC142616412; this translates as MFLEKNMKNKASLHADLEKAALLEEISWRQKSKVLFLKEGDSNTRFFHRMANSNRRSNCIENLMIDGVLSSNQDRIVDHIEQFYMNLYSERQEQHPFPNVLDFPRISRDNVDWLERPFEDSEIFDVIKEFNEDKSPGPDGFSMAFFQACWGDSQIRYHGCVPPFPWYRLKSGQPGLLCKLDIEKAFDHVNWRFLTYLLERCGFSDNSRVLRQGDPLSPLLFVLVMEAVRRMLDKAVHEGRLSGFSVGVSAGRPLMFEAVSGLKVNLGKSELVAVGLQRDFLWGGLGDEPKFHLVDWSSVCTPLSSGGLGIRNLRTFNVALLGKWLWRFGQERDALWCQLIEVKYGCDWGGWCSSSFSGPYGVSLWKNIRWGWHSLSRFIMYDIGDGSKVQFWLDHWCGTSSLTDCYPELYRICCRKEATVADLMRFTNGVLHWEFQFCREVHNHELEDSRSFINSIYSTLIRGFGEDKSCWLPCKSKGFMVSAYYHLLIGHSEQFFPWKSI